One window from the genome of Rufibacter tibetensis encodes:
- a CDS encoding HAD family hydrolase: MHLFSKKRPGLLLFDVNETLLDLSHMKEAVNTTFGNEMAFQLWFSLLIQYAQVENVTGTYHDFSKVGQAVMYMMAEKTGQEVPEAKQKELVEMVKSSQPHPDVIPGLQGLQEAGFRLATLSNSPAKSSFPHLEAVGLKGFFEGTLSVDGVEKF, translated from the coding sequence ATGCATCTCTTCTCTAAAAAACGCCCTGGCTTGCTTTTGTTTGATGTGAACGAAACTTTACTGGATCTTTCGCACATGAAAGAGGCCGTGAATACCACCTTCGGGAACGAGATGGCTTTCCAACTCTGGTTTTCACTCCTGATCCAATATGCCCAGGTAGAAAACGTAACCGGTACTTACCACGATTTCAGTAAGGTGGGCCAGGCCGTCATGTACATGATGGCAGAAAAGACTGGACAAGAGGTGCCGGAGGCAAAGCAAAAGGAGCTGGTGGAAATGGTGAAGAGCAGCCAACCACACCCCGACGTTATACCAGGGTTACAGGGGCTCCAGGAAGCTGGTTTCAGGTTGGCCACGCTTTCTAACTCTCCCGCAAAGTCATCCTTTCCGCACCTGGAAGCAGTGGGGTTGAAAGGGTTCTTTGAAGGTACCCTCAGCGTAGATGGCGTAGAGAAATTCTAA
- a CDS encoding chemotaxis protein CheB — protein MPDKAKSSKRKTKRDIVVIGSSAGGVTALLEFAKSLPADFPAPIFVVQHVAPHTHSILPDLISRVSPLKAKYPVNGEKYKPGFIYMAPPDHHLLVEGDKVLVTKGPKENKFRPSIDALFRSAAYVHGPRVIGVVLTGYLDDGTSGLWSVQRLGGITVVQDPKDAPFPDMPSNALEFVEADHIVPLAGLASLLVRLTTEAALSPQEFPKRTWNASK, from the coding sequence ATGCCAGACAAAGCTAAATCTTCAAAAAGAAAAACTAAACGGGACATCGTGGTCATTGGGTCATCCGCGGGTGGTGTGACCGCCTTGCTGGAGTTTGCCAAAAGCCTGCCTGCAGATTTTCCGGCCCCAATCTTTGTGGTGCAGCACGTTGCGCCCCATACGCACAGCATCCTACCCGACCTGATCTCAAGGGTTTCCCCCTTGAAAGCCAAATACCCGGTAAACGGCGAGAAGTATAAACCCGGGTTCATTTACATGGCTCCTCCAGACCACCACCTCTTGGTAGAAGGTGACAAAGTGCTGGTGACCAAGGGACCTAAAGAAAACAAATTCCGTCCGTCCATAGATGCCCTATTCCGGTCTGCCGCCTACGTGCACGGCCCCCGGGTGATTGGCGTGGTTCTTACCGGGTACCTCGATGACGGAACCTCCGGCTTGTGGTCGGTGCAGCGGTTGGGCGGCATCACGGTGGTGCAGGACCCCAAAGATGCCCCGTTCCCCGACATGCCGTCTAATGCCCTGGAGTTTGTGGAAGCCGATCACATTGTGCCGCTGGCAGGCCTTGCCTCTTTGCTGGTGCGCCTGACCACCGAAGCAGCTCTGTCTCCCCAAGAATTTCCAAAGAGGACATGGAACGCATCAAAATAG